A part of Capsicum annuum cultivar UCD-10X-F1 chromosome 6, UCD10Xv1.1, whole genome shotgun sequence genomic DNA contains:
- the LOC107852681 gene encoding methyl-CpG-binding domain-containing protein 11 isoform X2: MEKGSQSDEIVSVELPAPPSWKKLFTPKQGSTPKKNEVVFITPTGEEVKNRKQLEQYLKSHPGNPAISEFDWSTGETPRRSARISEKAKAMRPASLLESPKKKRRTSSGTKKDSKEKDAAKVEKEGSQTEGLESAKEESENLDKKDGEAGAEMEDKGKKEVEAAKEDERVEGAKLPPAEVPPAEKPESESEEFHSADDGNQDKSENAEAEMEDKRKKDVEAAAEDERMEGAELPSGEKPEPEEVQSAEDGKQNKSENADIEENQVPGEKLETQNGQDNPAADVNENKPAEVVAEGTNVTGGGSVNQAEHVADGESKDAHGSNAEHRLQEEKGMEGTDLAMGNNNINQPGLVHSQQHQSPISC; the protein is encoded by the exons ATGGAGAAGGGGAGTCAAAGTGATGAAATTGTGTCGGTGGAGCTTCCTGCACCTCCTTCTTGGAAAAAATtg TTCACACCAAAGCAAGGGAGTACACCAAAGAAGAATGAGGTGGTATTTATCACTCCAACGGGAGAGGAGGTCAAGAACCGCAAACAGTTGGAGCAGTATCTCAAATCACACCCCGGAAACCCCGCAATTTCAGAATTTGATTGGAGTACTGGTGAGACCCCAAGGAGATCAGCAAGGATCAGCGAGAAGGCCAAGGCAATGAGACCAGCTTCATTACTTGAATCACCAAAGAAAAAACGCCGGACATCATCTGGTACAAAGAAAGATAGCAAGGAAAAGGATGCTGCTAAAGTTGAAAAAGAAGGTTCACAAACTGAAGGGTTGGAATCTGCcaaagaagaaagtgaaaatttggacaagaaagaTGGAGAAGCAGGAGCTGAAATGGAGGACAAGGGGAAGAAAGAGGTGGAAGCAGCCAAAGAAGATGAGCGCGTAGAGGGCGCGAAACTACCTCCTGCTGAAGTACCCCCTGCAGAGAAGCCAGAGTCTGAATCTGAAGAATTTCACAGTGCTGATGATGGCAATCAGGACAAGTCAGAAAATGCAGAAGCTGAAATGGAGGACAAGAGGAAGAAAGATGTGGAAGCTGCTGCAGAAGATGAGCGCATGGAAGGGGCTGAACTGCCCTCTGGGGAGAAGCCAGAGCCTGAGGAAGTTCAGAGTGCTGAAGATGGCAAACAGAACAAGTCGGAAAATGCAGATATCGAGGAAAATCAAGTACCTGGAGAAAAGTTGGAGACTCAAAATGGTCAAGATAATCCTGCAGCTGATGTAAATGAGAACAAGCCAGCGGAAGTTGTGGCTGAAGGGACCAATGTCACGGGGGGAGGAAGTGTCAACCAAGCGGAACACGTTGCTGATGGGGAATCTAAGGATGCACATGGCAGTAATGCGGAACATAGGCTGCAAGAGGAGAAAGGAATGGAAGGTACTGATTTAGCTATGGGAAATAACAATATTAACCAACCAGGGCTGGTTCATTCCCAGCAGCATCAATCACCTATTAGCTGCTGA
- the LOC107852683 gene encoding phosphatidylcholine:diacylglycerol cholinephosphotransferase 1: MNGDTFHLRKSTSTLSTRSYCISNKKHKGSVKGVRLKNKEMKDENRITGMEKREGWLSNAFFMRLTARDVFGVVKYHPLPCIFAASLLFFMGVEYTLRMVPSSSPPFDLGFVATRTLHRLLESKPALNTVLAGLNTVFVGMQMVYIVWVFLIEGRPRATIAALFMFTCRGILGYVTQLPLPEDFLGSGADFPVGNVSFFLFYSGHVAASMIASLDMKRVQRWKLFYLFDTLNVLQAIRLLSTRGHYTIDLAVGVGAGILFDSLAGKYEENRKKELLTDGLDGGAFHNSKMHENGEYISVSSD, encoded by the exons ATGAATGGAGATACTTTCCATCTCCGTAAGTCTACGTCAACACTCAGCACTAGATCATATTGTATATCTAACAAAAAACACAAAGGCTCCGTTAAGGGCGTCAGGTTGAAAAACAAGGAAATGAAAGACGAGAACAGAATAACAGGCATGGAGAAGAGAGAGGGATGGTTGAGCAATGCATTTTTTATGAGATTAACGGCTAGGGATGTGTTCGGGGTGGTGAAGTATCATCCTCTGCCCTGCATCTTCGCTGCCTCGTTGTTGTTCTTCATGGGGGTGGAATACACTCTTCGTATGGTGCCATCTTCGTCACCTCCTTTTGATCTGGGATTTGTAGCTACGCGTACTCTTCATCGTTTGCTTGAATCGAAACCTGCTCTCAACACTGTTCTTGCTGGCCTTAACACG GTGTTTGTGGGGATGCAAATGGTGTACATAGTATGGGTTTTCTTAATCGAAGGGCGGCCACGAGCGACTATTGCGGCACTGTTCATGTTCACATGCAGAGGCATTCTTGGATATGTTACGCAGCTGCCATTACCAGAG GATTTCTTGGGATCAGGTGCTGATTTTCCTGTAGGAAATGTGTCGTTCTTCTTGTTCTATTCTGGGCATGTTGCAGCATCTATGATTGCATCCCTGGATATGAAGCGCGTGCAAAGATGGaaattgttttatttatttgatacCTTGAATGTATTGCAAGCGATCAGGTTGCTGAGTACCAGGGGTCACTACACTATTGACTTGGCTGTTGGAGTTGGTGCTGGAATTTTGTTTGATTCTCTGGCTGGAAAGTACGAGGAGAACAGGAAAAAGGAATTGCTTACAGATGGTCTTGATGGTGGTGCGTTTCATAACTCGAAAATGCATGAAAATGGTGAATATATAAGTGTTTCTTCGGATTAG
- the LOC107852684 gene encoding SNF1-related protein kinase regulatory subunit gamma-like PV42a, whose amino-acid sequence MQAVPGSLNKPQQHRHHQMLKDKQVKDLIIDKRRLVEVPYTATLSDTIKTLMANKVVAVPVAAPPGHWIGAGGSMILESDKQTGAVRKHYIGMVTMLDILAHIAGNGNGDVDLNKKMMVPVSSIIGHCLESLSLWTLSPTTCVLDCMEVFSKGIHRAMVPIDGRSENVAGVELTESASCYRMLTQMDLLRFLDDQQELKAIMSHKVADKQLQAITDTVFGVTDKAKVIDVIKCMRMAALNAVPIVESANDITEDHTQLVNGKKRKIVGTFSATDLRGCPVSQMQPLLKLEVLDFLKKLWGSPLHEHTGLRSSWREQVTCYPESSLGEVVEKVVSDHVHRVWVVDEQGLLEGVVSLTDMIRVIRLWYLTDFLQ is encoded by the exons ATGCAGGCAGTACCAGGAAGTCTCAATAAACCTCAGCAGCATCGTCATCATCAAATGCTGAAAGACAAGCAAGTAAAAGATCTAATAATTGACAAAAGGAGGCTTGTTGAGGTTCCATATACAGCCACCCTATCAGACACTATAAAAACTTTGATGGCTAACAAGGTTGTGGCGGTTCCAGTAGCAGCGCCACCTGGTCACTGGATTGGTGCTGGTGGTTCTATGATATTGGAATCTGATAAACAGACTGGTGCTGTAAGGAAACATTATATAGGGATGGTTACTATGCTCGATATTTTGGCACATATTGCTGGAAATGGGAATGGTGATGTTGATCTTAACAAAAAGATGATGGTTCCTGTCTCATCGATTATTGGACATTGTCTTGAAAGTCTTAGTTTGTGGACCCTTAGCCCTACCACATG CGTTCTTGATTGCATGGAGGTGTTTAGCAAAGGCATACACCGAGCCATGGTACCAATCGATGGACGATCAGAAAATGTAGCCGGTGTTGAGCTCACAGAATCTGCGTCATGTTACCGAATGCTAACACAAATGGATCTGCTAAGGTTTTTGGATGACCAGCAGGAGCTTAAAGCTATCATGTCGCACAAGGTCGCGGACAAACAATTGCAAGCAATCACTGACACTGTTTTCGGGGTGACTGACAAGGCTAAAGTTATCGATGTCATCAAATGCATGAGAATGGCGGCACTCAATGCAGTACCGATCGTGGAATCAGCTAATGACATAACAGAAGATCATACTCAGCTTGTGAAT GGGAAGAAGAGGAAGATTGTAGGAACATTTTCTGCAACAGACTTGAGAGGATGTCCTGTATCCCAAATGCAGCCTCTACTGAAACTAGAGGtccttgatttcttgaaaaagCTGTGGGGATCTCCATTACACGAGCATACAGGACTAAGGTCTTCATGGAGGGAACAGGTAACTTGCTATCCAGAATCGTCACTCGGGGAAGTGGTGGAGAAAGTTGTTTCGGACCATGTACATCGCGTTTGGGTGGTGGATGAACAAGGCTTGCTGGAAGGCGTCGTCTCCCTTACTGATATGATAAGAGTCATTAGGCTTTGGTATCTTACTGACTTTCTGCAGTAA
- the LOC124899595 gene encoding uncharacterized protein LOC124899595: MTTEGNERSINSGGVSGLAETSNPLYMHPSDSPGASLVPVPFDGGGYRSWRRSVLRALLAKNKLGFVNGECKKPEPNLSQFWLWERCDNMVTSWILNSLSKEISDSMEYVNDSIELWRELEDRYGQTNGAKLYKIQKKINDLTQGNLDITAYYTKIKKLWEKLNTLSNKSHCICACVCGPKENGHKAEQDRRLIQFLMCLNEVYTVVRESILMMTPLPSMAQAFSILIQEEKHREFKPSNVLNMEFTSLNASSFGTRNFRTTCPSNRGPIRSFNGNLGISLRTYNPNHKFNKGKRAVANVHGMPTNTIFDKGENAEEKEDSKVISMSKEQYQNVMTMLHNFQVNAGENANNSSVGNGSVSFAAPLMKRPQEIGEYRDGLYFLCSRCLKGRSATSTTNSYMSCVCTSNSVTNSQASVLHSSHSFHSQPDVHNSISNNKNEHPISVLIPHSSHSNNIDLLWHNRLGHVPFAKVRTLTSIPIYGGPTMYPPMDNYKYFITMVDDYSRSTWTHLLSCKNNALQVIKAFLSMIENQFETTLKIIRSDNGLEFINNEAASYFQSKGYPFGSKGYKVISLATRKIHVSKDVVFHENVFPFASTPKEASFDFASQFFLHSIPSGHSNFSPKPTDYDDVFVPASCSNDQENVTVTKPTSNSPANHISNTIKEAIPLRKSRTHKTPTYLKDYHCPSITPTSEQITSLSLNALFLKNRHITQVRLSWNLHEPVHMQDPREPHLQAVFHLLRYIKKDPTLEIFLSNSPNFCDSDWASCPDSRRSVSAEAEYRSLRKVVGELVWLSRLLEELIVSAPKPYAVFCDNQSALHFTKNPVFHERTKHIEVDCHFIRNKLQEGLVSLHHVATADQLADVLTKALMGVKHSAVLGKLDHGIENNTEAYYKKMLTAYPGNALLLANYARFLKEVIVHEK; this comes from the exons ATGACGACTGAGGGAAACGAACGATCTATAAACAGTGGTGGTGTGAGCGGACTGGCTGAAACAAGCAATCCGTTGTACATGCATCCTTCAGATAGCCCTGGCGCATCACTCGTCCCAGTTCCTTTTGATGGGGGAGGATATCGATCCTGGAGGAGAAGTGTTCTGCGAGCCTTATTGGCAAAGAACAAATTAGGTTTTGTGAATGGAGAATGTAAGAAACCAGAGCCCAATTTGTCTCAATTCTGGCTGTGGGAGCGATGCGATAATATGGTGACTTCGTGGATTTTGAACTCACTGTCCAAGGAGATTTCTGATAGTATGGAATATGTAAATGACTCAATAGAGCTGTGGAGAGAACTCGAAGATAGGTACGGCCAGACCAATGGCGCGAAACTATACAAGATTCAGAAGAAAATTAACGATTTAACTCAAGGCAACTTGGATATCACTGCATATTacacaaagataaaaaaattgtGGGAAAAATTGAACACTCTAAGCAATAAGAGCCACTGCATCTGCGCATGTGTGTGTGGGCCAAAGGAAAATGGACATAAGGCAGAACAAGATCGTAGATTGATCCAATTTCTTATGTGCCTGAACGAGGTGTACACCGTAGTGCGAGAGAGTATCCTTATGATGACTCCATTGCCTTCCATGGCACAGGCTTTTTCAATTCTAATACAAGAGGAAAAGCACAGAGAATTCAAGCCAAGTAATGTCCTGAACATGGAATTTACCTCACTCAATGCTAGTTCATTCGGAACAAGGAATTTCAGAACCACTTGCCCTTCAAATCGTGGACCAATTCGATCCTTCAATGGTAATTTGGGCATCTCTCTAAGG ACATACAATCCAAATCACAAATTTAATAAGGGGAAAAGAGCTGTGGCAAATGTTCATGGGATGCCAACCAATACGATTTTCGATAAAGGAGAGAATGCAGAAGAAAAGGAAGATAGTAAAGTCATCAGTATGTCCAAGGAGCAATACCAAAATGTTATGACTATGCTGCACAACTTTCAGGTGAATGCAGGAGAAAATGCAAATAACTCTAGTGTGGGGAATGGTTCTGTGAGCTTTGCAG CCCCTTTAATGAAGAGGCCTCAGGAGATTGGTGAGTACAGGGATGGTTTATACTTCTTGTGTTCAAGGTGCTTGAAGGGTCGCAGTGCTACTTCCACTACCAACAGTTACATGTCATGTGTTTGTACTTCTAATTCAGTGACGAATTCACAAGCATCTGTTTTACATTCTTCTCATTCATTTCATTCACAACCAGATGTACATAACTCCATTTCAAACAATAAGAATGAGCATCCTATTTCTGTTTTGATTCCTCATTCATCTCATAGCAATAATATAGATTTGTTGTGGCACAATAGGCTTGGTCATGTACCCTTTGCAAAAGTGAGAACCTTAACTTCTATACCT ATCTACGGAGGCCCTACCATGTATCCACCCATGGACAATTACAAATACTTTATCACCATGGTGGATGACTATAGTAGATCCACATGGACACATCTTTTGAGTTGTAAAAATAATGCTCTACAAGTGATCAAAGCCTTCCTTTCTATGATTGAAAATCAGTTTGAAACCACCTTAAAGATCATCAGGTCTGACAATGGCCTAGAGTTCATAAATAATGAAGCTGCATCCTATTTCCAATCAAAAG GTTATCCATTTGGATCAAAGGGTTACAAAGTGATAAGCTTAGCTACTAGAAAGATACATGTTTCTAAAGATGTGGTGTTTCATGAAAATGTTTTTCCATTTGCATCTACTCCTAAAGAAGCTAGTTTTGATTTTGCTTCTCAATTCTTCTTACATTCAATTCCCTCTGGCCATTCTAATTTTTCCCCAAAACCTACtgattatgatgatgtatttgTGCCTGCATCTTGTTCAAATGATCAAGAAAATGTAACTGTTACAAAACCTACTTCTAACAGCCCTGCAAATCATATCTCAAACACTATTAAAGAAGCCATTCCTTTAAGAAAGTCTAGGACCCACAAGACTCCTACTTATCTCAAAGACTACCATTGTCCTAGCATCACACCTACCAGCGAACAAATAACTTCCTTGTCCTTGAATgctttatttttgaagaatcggCATATTACCCAAGTGAGGCTCTCTTGGAACTTACATGAGCCAGTTCATATGCAAGATCCAAGAGAGCCTCACTTGCAAGCAGTTTTTCATTTGTTGAGGTATATTAAGAAGGATCCTACACTTGAGATTTTTCTGTCCAACAGTCCGAATTTTTGTGACTCTGACTGGGCGTCTTGTCCAGATTCTAGAAGATCTGTCTCAG CTGAGGCAGAGTACAGGTCCTTAAGAAAGGTTGTTGGTGAACTAGTATGGTTAAGCAGACTCCTCGAAGAATTGATTGTCTCAGCTCCTAAGCCATATGCAGTCTTTTGTGACAACCAATCAGCTCTCCACTTTACCAAAAATCCAGTATTTCATGAAAGAACCAAGCACATAGAAGTGGATTGCCACTTCATAAGAAACAAGCTTCAAGAAGGCCTTGTGTCTCTGCATCATGTGGCCACCGCTGACCAGCTGGCAGATGTTCTTACAAAAGCACTAATGGGAGTGAAACATTCAGCAGTTCTTGGCAAGTTGGAT CATGGGATTGAAAATAATACAGAAGCATACTACAAGAAAATGCTCACAGCTTACCCGGGAAATGCACTTTTACTTGCAAACTATGCCAGGTTTTTGAAAGAGGTAATCGTTCATGAGAAATGA
- the LOC107852680 gene encoding uncharacterized protein LOC107852680: MKNYENRPTGSTPFSEVNDVHAHHARRRKGLGPGCGRGRGHDDQERNPVPNVNHSSNKKKKDEKRETITCFRCGRKGHYLRDCRALKHLVELYQVSLKKKERYPEDNFLFENNVNITCLDIADFF; this comes from the coding sequence atgaaaaattacGAGAATCGACCAACTGGATCTACACCATTCTctgaggtgaatgatgtgcacGCTCACCATGCTAGGCGTAGAAAAGGTCTCGGCCCTGGTTGTGGTCGTGGTCGTGGTcatgatgaccaagaaagaaaccctgttCCGAATGTTAATCATTcatctaacaaaaagaaaaaagatgagaaacgtgaaACAATTACTTGTTTCCGATGTGGCAGAAAAGGACACTATTTACGTGACtgtcgtgctctcaagcacttaGTGGAACTTTATCAAGTATCgctgaagaagaaagagagatatcCCGAGGATAACTTTCTCTTTGAAAATAATGTTAACATCACATGCTTGGATATAGCAGACTTTTTTTAG
- the LOC107852690 gene encoding uncharacterized protein LOC107852690 isoform X2, with protein sequence MGKIIACFQLKNGNSKAWTPSSLSNGLVRSLGYRKLPQQLLNLSVLKLDGSSFARNATVADLKQAVEEAFNFSREDEGKILWSLVWSHFCLCFGSQKLVYDKAFIYCFGIKDGDQIQFAQHVTLEYRPAKQKHDCQYDQSKQCSISNAHEVNTEDNPNVDQQEKSEMKIEDNANIDQQEKSKEIDDFQDEDSIPKPKFKLSHFLRGWLYQSKSWKSTRKL encoded by the exons ATGGGGAAGATCATAGCGTGCTTTCAGCTAAAAAATGGGAATTCTAAGGCTTGGACTCCATCTTCGTTAAGCAATGGACTCGTTCGGAGCTTAGGTTACCGTAAACTTCCTCAACAGCTACTCAATCTCTCCGTACTCAAATTGGATGGCTCTTCATTCG CAAGGAATGCTACAGTAGCTGACCTTAAACAAGCAGTTGAGGAAGCTTTCAATTTCTCGCGGGAGGATGAAGGAAAGATTCTCTG GTCACTAGTATGGAGCCACTTCTGTTTGTGCTTTGGAAGTCAAAAACTGGTGTATGACAAAGCTTTTATTTACTGTTTTGGTATCAAAGATGGTGATCAG ATTCAATTTGCACAGCATGTCACACTGGAGTACAGGCCAGCTAAACAAAAACATGATTGCCAATATGACCAGTCCAAACAATGCTCCAT TTCAAATGCTCATGAAGTGAATACTGAAGACAATCCCAACGTTGACCAGCAAGAGAAAAGCGAAATGAAGATTGAAGATAATGCCAACATTGACCAGCAAGAGAAAAGCAAAGagattgatgattttcaagacgAGGATTCAATTCCTAAACCAAAATTCAAGCtgtcccattttttaagaggatGGTTATATCAATCAAAGTCTTGGAAATCGACAAGAAAGCTTTAG
- the LOC107852681 gene encoding methyl-CpG-binding domain-containing protein 11 isoform X1 encodes MASPMEKGSQSDEIVSVELPAPPSWKKLFTPKQGSTPKKNEVVFITPTGEEVKNRKQLEQYLKSHPGNPAISEFDWSTGETPRRSARISEKAKAMRPASLLESPKKKRRTSSGTKKDSKEKDAAKVEKEGSQTEGLESAKEESENLDKKDGEAGAEMEDKGKKEVEAAKEDERVEGAKLPPAEVPPAEKPESESEEFHSADDGNQDKSENAEAEMEDKRKKDVEAAAEDERMEGAELPSGEKPEPEEVQSAEDGKQNKSENADIEENQVPGEKLETQNGQDNPAADVNENKPAEVVAEGTNVTGGGSVNQAEHVADGESKDAHGSNAEHRLQEEKGMEGTDLAMGNNNINQPGLVHSQQHQSPISC; translated from the exons ATGGCAAGTCCTATGGAGAAGGGGAGTCAAAGTGATGAAATTGTGTCGGTGGAGCTTCCTGCACCTCCTTCTTGGAAAAAATtg TTCACACCAAAGCAAGGGAGTACACCAAAGAAGAATGAGGTGGTATTTATCACTCCAACGGGAGAGGAGGTCAAGAACCGCAAACAGTTGGAGCAGTATCTCAAATCACACCCCGGAAACCCCGCAATTTCAGAATTTGATTGGAGTACTGGTGAGACCCCAAGGAGATCAGCAAGGATCAGCGAGAAGGCCAAGGCAATGAGACCAGCTTCATTACTTGAATCACCAAAGAAAAAACGCCGGACATCATCTGGTACAAAGAAAGATAGCAAGGAAAAGGATGCTGCTAAAGTTGAAAAAGAAGGTTCACAAACTGAAGGGTTGGAATCTGCcaaagaagaaagtgaaaatttggacaagaaagaTGGAGAAGCAGGAGCTGAAATGGAGGACAAGGGGAAGAAAGAGGTGGAAGCAGCCAAAGAAGATGAGCGCGTAGAGGGCGCGAAACTACCTCCTGCTGAAGTACCCCCTGCAGAGAAGCCAGAGTCTGAATCTGAAGAATTTCACAGTGCTGATGATGGCAATCAGGACAAGTCAGAAAATGCAGAAGCTGAAATGGAGGACAAGAGGAAGAAAGATGTGGAAGCTGCTGCAGAAGATGAGCGCATGGAAGGGGCTGAACTGCCCTCTGGGGAGAAGCCAGAGCCTGAGGAAGTTCAGAGTGCTGAAGATGGCAAACAGAACAAGTCGGAAAATGCAGATATCGAGGAAAATCAAGTACCTGGAGAAAAGTTGGAGACTCAAAATGGTCAAGATAATCCTGCAGCTGATGTAAATGAGAACAAGCCAGCGGAAGTTGTGGCTGAAGGGACCAATGTCACGGGGGGAGGAAGTGTCAACCAAGCGGAACACGTTGCTGATGGGGAATCTAAGGATGCACATGGCAGTAATGCGGAACATAGGCTGCAAGAGGAGAAAGGAATGGAAGGTACTGATTTAGCTATGGGAAATAACAATATTAACCAACCAGGGCTGGTTCATTCCCAGCAGCATCAATCACCTATTAGCTGCTGA
- the LOC107852690 gene encoding uncharacterized protein LOC107852690 isoform X1 — MGKIIACFQLKNGNSKAWTPSSLSNGLVRSLGYRKLPQQLLNLSVLKLDGSSFVIHIARNATVADLKQAVEEAFNFSREDEGKILWSLVWSHFCLCFGSQKLVYDKAFIYCFGIKDGDQIQFAQHVTLEYRPAKQKHDCQYDQSKQCSISNAHEVNTEDNPNVDQQEKSEMKIEDNANIDQQEKSKEIDDFQDEDSIPKPKFKLSHFLRGWLYQSKSWKSTRKL, encoded by the exons ATGGGGAAGATCATAGCGTGCTTTCAGCTAAAAAATGGGAATTCTAAGGCTTGGACTCCATCTTCGTTAAGCAATGGACTCGTTCGGAGCTTAGGTTACCGTAAACTTCCTCAACAGCTACTCAATCTCTCCGTACTCAAATTGGATGGCTCTTCATTCG TTATCCATATAGCAAGGAATGCTACAGTAGCTGACCTTAAACAAGCAGTTGAGGAAGCTTTCAATTTCTCGCGGGAGGATGAAGGAAAGATTCTCTG GTCACTAGTATGGAGCCACTTCTGTTTGTGCTTTGGAAGTCAAAAACTGGTGTATGACAAAGCTTTTATTTACTGTTTTGGTATCAAAGATGGTGATCAG ATTCAATTTGCACAGCATGTCACACTGGAGTACAGGCCAGCTAAACAAAAACATGATTGCCAATATGACCAGTCCAAACAATGCTCCAT TTCAAATGCTCATGAAGTGAATACTGAAGACAATCCCAACGTTGACCAGCAAGAGAAAAGCGAAATGAAGATTGAAGATAATGCCAACATTGACCAGCAAGAGAAAAGCAAAGagattgatgattttcaagacgAGGATTCAATTCCTAAACCAAAATTCAAGCtgtcccattttttaagaggatGGTTATATCAATCAAAGTCTTGGAAATCGACAAGAAAGCTTTAG